The Pseudomonas entomophila genome segment CTGGCAGATGAGCCTGGGCTATAGCTACAGCCATGCGGCCAATGGCGACAAGACCCGCAAGAACACCGAACAGCCGATGAACCTGGTGCGATTCTCCAGCACCTACCAGTTGCTGCCGCAGTTGACGGTGGGTGGCACGCTCGATTGGCAGAGCGACATCTATGGCAACGGCAGGCGCCCGATCGGGCGTGATGGCAGCGGCAACATTGTCACAACGCCGGATCGCATGACCCAGGATGCCTATGCCCTGGTCGGGCTGATGGGGCGCTACCAGTTCGACGAGCACCTGTCGGCGTCGGTCAACGTGAAGAACCTGTTCGACCAGCACTATTACAACAATGTCGGGTTCTACAACGGTGTGTACATGGGGGAGCCGCGGACGGTGATGGTCAGCCTTGATTGGAAGCTGTAACCGTAGTCGACAAGTAGAGGGAGGGCACCCGTTCAACCAGCCAGACACCATTGTCCGCCTGATAGAACTCGAATCCCGCCTCGCGCATGCGTTGGGTGTCGATACCGAGCAACACCGGTTGCCCATAGCGCTTACCCACCGCGAGCGCAGTTTGTGGGTCTTCACTCAGGTGCACATGGTGGCGGCTGCCGGGGATCAGGCCTTGCGCCTCGATGGAGGCCATGAAGCGGCTGGCGGTACCGTGGTAGAGCAGGGCAGGTGGTGTCTTGGCGAGATGGTTCACCTGCACCTGGGCCGTGCTGTGG includes the following:
- a CDS encoding RNA 2'-phosphotransferase, which codes for MNQKQRDTLSKFLSYILRHAPESIGLTLDHDGWADTQALIQGARAQGHDVDLPMLREVVETNDKKRFTLSDDGLRIRAAQGHSTAQVQVNHLAKTPPALLYHGTASRFMASIEAQGLIPGSRHHVHLSEDPQTALAVGKRYGQPVLLGIDTQRMREAGFEFYQADNGVWLVERVPSLYLSTTVTASNQG